One region of Zingiber officinale cultivar Zhangliang chromosome 7B, Zo_v1.1, whole genome shotgun sequence genomic DNA includes:
- the LOC122006147 gene encoding cysteine-rich and transmembrane domain-containing protein WIH2-like, with protein sequence MSYYNQQPPVGVPPAQGYPPEAYPKGAYPPQGYPPQGYPPQGYQGYPPAGYPQQGYPPPYAQPPPRQQQSSGPTFLEGCLAALCCCCLLDACI encoded by the exons ATGAGCTACTACAACCAACAGCCTCCCGTCGGCGTCCCTCCCGCTCAAG GTTATCCGCCGGAGGCGTACCCCAAGGGCGCATACCCGCCGCAGGGATACCCACCACAAGGGTATCCACCTCAGGGTTATCAGGGATATCCACCGGCGGGGTATCCCCAGCAGGGATATCCACCGCCCTACGCGCAGCCGCCGCCACGCCAGCAGCAGAGCAGCGGGCCGACCTTCCTCGAGGGATG CTTGGCTGCTCTTTGTTGCTGCTGCCTTCTGGATGCTTGCATCTGA
- the LOC122006149 gene encoding 40S ribosomal protein S29-like, producing the protein MGHSNVWNSHPKNYGPGSRKCRVCGNPHAIIRKYGLMCCRQCFRSNAKGIGFIKYR; encoded by the exons ATGGGGCACTCAAACGTCTGGAACTCGCATCCCAAGAACTATGGCCCTGGATCTCGGAAATG TCGTGTTTGTGGGAACCCTCATGCAATAATCAGGAAGTATGGCCTCATGTGTTGCAGACAGTGCTTCCGCAGCAATGCCAAGGGAATTGGCTTTATTAAG TATCGTTGA
- the LOC122006150 gene encoding protein CONSERVED IN THE GREEN LINEAGE AND DIATOMS 27, chloroplastic-like, translated as MLRLHISSCGISSSRVTATGGRRRGELVLKVSGWKCPASTKQSRFCYARATKDDAGGGNAGGFAEQGWDPGLEIEVPFEQRPVNEYEALKDGMLYSWGELTAADFLLRIGSLSLLTFTVVGAPIAASSFSPSKEPLKFVLAAGIGTLLLVALVLLRIYLGWSYVGNRLLSAVIPYEETGWYDGQIWAKPPEVLARDRLLGSYKVKPVIKLLKQTLVGTGVLLVGAVSLFIFAAPAEDFLHSGFVPNSQSKLNLRKEELLRLPIEVKDDDDLAAAAAEAADGRPVYCRDRFYRALAGGQYCKWDDLLN; from the exons ATGCTAAGGCTACATATTTCTAGCTGTGGAATCAGCAGCAGCAGAGTGACAGCAACCGGTGGCAGGCGCCGTGGCGAGTTGGTGCTCAAAGTTTCGGGGTGGAAGTGCCCCGCAAGCACAAAGCAGAGCCGCTTTTGCTATGCCAGGGCCACCAAAGACGACGCTGGGGGCGGCAACGCCGGTGGCTTCGCAGAGCAGGGTTGGGACCCTGGCTTGGAGATCGAGGTCCCCTTCGAGCAGCGGCCC GTTAATGAGTACGAAGCGTTGAAGGATGGCATGCTTTACTCATGGGGGGAGCTAACCGCTGCCGACTTTCTCTTGCGCATCGGAAGCTTATCGCTGCTTACGTTTACTGTCGTAGGAGCACCGATTGCAGCTTCAAGCTTTAGCCCTTCCAAG GAACCGCTGAAGTTTGTCCTTGCAGCTGGGATTGGCACTCTTCTCCTGGTGGCTTTAGTCCTGTTGCGGATTTATTTG GGATGGAGTTATGTGGGCAACAGGCTGTTGTCAGCAGTGATACCCTATGAAGAAACTGGGTGGTATGATGGGCAAATCTGGGCCAAACCACCTGAG GTACTGGCTCGTGATAGGCTCTTGGGATCTTATAAG GTAAAACCAGTAATCAAGTTGTTGAAGCAAACATTAGTCGGGACCGGAGTTTTGCTTGTCGGTGCCGTATCTTTGTTCATATTTGCTGCTCCAGCTGAAGACTTCCTGCATTCTGGTTTTGTGCCAAATTCACAGAGCAAACTGAATCTAAG AAAGGAAGAGCTGCTGAGGTTACCAATAGAGGTCAAAGACGACGATGACCTTGCGGCTGCGGCAGCTGAAGCAGCAGATGGAAGGCCAGTTTACTGCCGGGATCGCTTCTACCGTGCCTTAGCAGGAGGCCAATACTGCAAATGGGACGATTTGCTGAATTAG